One genomic region from Listeria monocytogenes encodes:
- a CDS encoding RelA/SpoT family protein, whose protein sequence is MAKEQNLTAEQVIDMASHYMNQEHLALVKKAYEFARDSHKEQFRKSGEPYIIHPIQVAGILVELKMDPSTVASGFLHDVVEDTPVTLADLEEVFGSEVAMLVDGVTKLGKIKYKSHEEQQAENHRKMFIAMAQDIRVILIKLADRLHNMRTLKHLPVEKQRRIANETLEIFAPLAHRLGISRVKWELEDTALRYLNPQQYYRIVHLMKQKRDARERYLHDVIDGVNENLDELNIQADISGRPKHIYSIYRKMSEQNKQFNEIYDLLAVRIVVSSIKDCYAVLGIIHTRWKPMPGRFKDYIAMPKSNMYQSIHTTVIGPQGEPLEVQIRTHEMHQIAEYGVAAHWAYKEGKVVNSKTSFDNKLTWFREILEYQNESDNAEEFMESLKLDLFSDVVYVFTPKGDVYELPNGSVPLDFAYRVHTEIGNKTIGAKINGKIVTLDYKLKTGDIIDILTSKHSYGPSRDWLKLVQTSQARNKIKQFFKRQAKEENVEKGRDLVEKEIRQLGFEPKKIMAAENLRKLADKLNFSHEDDLFAAVGYNGITALQVANRLTEKLRKERELEAETEKLLTQSENKPSNSDANNEKLKIKHNAGVVVQGVGNLLIRLSRCCNPVPGDDIVGYITKGRGISIHRQDCPNVQAIEPERLIEVDWEDADSQAKNDYNVDIEIYGYNRNGLLNDILQVINSLTSNINGVNAKVDNNKMATLVVTLQIHNINHLQRVVDKIKQIPDVYTVRRLMN, encoded by the coding sequence ATGGCGAAAGAACAAAATCTGACAGCTGAGCAAGTCATCGATATGGCTTCTCATTATATGAATCAGGAACATCTAGCGCTTGTAAAAAAAGCGTATGAATTTGCGCGCGATTCTCATAAAGAGCAATTTCGTAAATCAGGTGAGCCGTATATTATTCATCCAATTCAAGTTGCCGGCATTTTAGTCGAATTAAAAATGGATCCATCGACCGTTGCATCTGGATTTTTACATGATGTCGTGGAAGATACACCAGTCACACTAGCGGATTTAGAAGAAGTTTTTGGCAGTGAAGTTGCCATGCTAGTAGACGGAGTAACGAAACTTGGTAAAATTAAATATAAATCACATGAAGAACAACAAGCCGAAAACCATCGGAAAATGTTCATTGCGATGGCGCAGGATATTCGCGTTATTTTAATCAAACTGGCGGACCGTTTGCACAATATGCGGACATTAAAACATTTGCCAGTGGAAAAACAACGTAGAATTGCTAATGAAACATTAGAAATTTTTGCGCCACTCGCGCACCGTTTGGGAATATCGCGAGTGAAATGGGAGCTAGAAGACACAGCACTTCGCTATTTAAATCCACAACAATATTACCGTATTGTCCACTTAATGAAGCAAAAGCGGGATGCAAGAGAACGTTACTTGCATGATGTGATTGATGGTGTAAATGAAAATTTAGATGAACTTAATATTCAAGCGGATATTTCTGGGAGACCGAAACATATTTATTCGATTTACCGGAAAATGAGTGAACAAAATAAACAATTTAACGAAATTTATGATTTACTGGCTGTTCGAATTGTCGTTAGTAGTATCAAGGATTGCTACGCTGTTCTTGGTATTATTCATACGCGCTGGAAACCGATGCCAGGTCGCTTTAAAGATTATATTGCGATGCCGAAGTCGAATATGTATCAATCGATTCACACGACGGTTATAGGGCCTCAAGGAGAACCTCTTGAAGTTCAAATTAGAACGCACGAAATGCATCAAATCGCTGAATACGGGGTTGCGGCACACTGGGCATACAAAGAAGGTAAAGTGGTCAATTCCAAAACTTCATTCGATAACAAATTAACATGGTTCCGAGAAATTTTAGAATATCAAAATGAATCGGATAATGCGGAAGAGTTTATGGAAAGCTTGAAACTCGACTTATTTTCGGATGTTGTTTACGTTTTCACTCCAAAAGGTGACGTGTACGAGTTACCAAATGGCTCTGTACCGCTTGATTTCGCCTACCGCGTCCATACCGAAATCGGAAACAAAACTATCGGTGCAAAAATTAATGGAAAAATTGTTACCCTAGATTATAAATTAAAAACGGGCGATATTATTGACATTTTAACGTCCAAACATTCTTATGGCCCAAGTCGAGACTGGCTTAAATTAGTTCAAACTTCCCAAGCTCGAAACAAAATCAAGCAATTTTTCAAACGACAAGCAAAAGAAGAGAATGTCGAAAAAGGCCGAGATTTAGTTGAGAAAGAAATTAGACAACTTGGATTTGAGCCGAAAAAAATTATGGCAGCTGAAAACCTTCGCAAATTAGCAGATAAACTAAACTTTTCGCATGAAGATGATCTGTTTGCTGCTGTTGGTTATAATGGTATTACAGCTTTACAAGTAGCTAACCGCTTAACAGAAAAACTTCGAAAAGAACGTGAACTAGAAGCAGAAACAGAGAAGTTATTAACGCAATCAGAAAATAAACCTTCGAATTCAGATGCTAACAATGAAAAACTGAAGATTAAGCATAATGCAGGAGTAGTTGTTCAAGGGGTAGGTAATCTATTAATTCGACTATCCAGATGTTGTAATCCGGTACCTGGTGATGATATCGTTGGGTATATTACAAAAGGTCGCGGGATTTCTATTCATCGTCAAGATTGCCCAAATGTTCAAGCTATCGAACCAGAGCGGCTAATCGAAGTGGACTGGGAAGATGCTGATTCACAAGCGAAAAATGACTATAATGTAGACATCGAAATATACGGTTATAATCGCAACGGACTATTAAATGATATTTTGCAAGTGATTAACAGTCTAACTTCTAATATTAATGGTGTCAATGCTAAGGTTGATAACAACAAGATGGCAACATTAGTGGTCACGCTGCAAATTCATAATATTAATCATTTACAACGAGTAGTGGATAAAATAAAACAAATCCCAGACGTATATACAGTGAGAAGATTAATGAACTAA
- a CDS encoding adenine phosphoribosyltransferase, giving the protein MEIKDLQDYVAIVNDWPKKGIVFKDITPLMNDGEAYRFATDKIVEYAKELKIDIIVGPEARGFIIGCPVAYALGIGFAPVRKPGKLPRETIEMEYDLEYGTNKLSMHSDAIKPGQRVLITDDLLATGGTIEATIKLVEELGGIVAGCAFLIELKELEGHKKLNGYDRLILMKL; this is encoded by the coding sequence ATGGAAATTAAAGATTTACAAGATTATGTAGCGATTGTGAACGATTGGCCGAAAAAAGGAATTGTGTTTAAAGACATCACGCCCCTTATGAATGACGGAGAAGCATATCGTTTTGCTACAGATAAAATTGTTGAATACGCAAAAGAATTAAAAATTGATATTATTGTTGGGCCGGAAGCACGTGGCTTTATTATCGGCTGCCCAGTTGCTTATGCGCTAGGAATTGGTTTTGCACCTGTTCGCAAACCAGGAAAACTTCCTCGTGAAACAATCGAAATGGAATACGATTTAGAATATGGTACTAATAAATTGTCTATGCATAGCGATGCCATCAAACCGGGTCAACGCGTGCTAATTACAGATGATTTACTCGCAACTGGTGGAACAATCGAAGCGACAATTAAACTAGTGGAAGAACTAGGTGGTATTGTTGCTGGGTGTGCGTTCTTAATCGAACTAAAAGAGCTAGAAGGACACAAAAAATTAAATGGTTACGACCGTTTAATCCTTATGAAATTATAA